From Paenibacillus graminis, a single genomic window includes:
- a CDS encoding ABC transporter permease, producing MSTYLTKRLLYMLIILFAASLLIFVLYASTPGDFITGNIKLTAERKAELREIYGLNKPVLERYGIWMNHAFHGDFGYSLAQQKPVLQLFNDYIWNSFLLAAVSTFLTWVIAVIVGVISAYKQYSWFDTLVMVAIFAAMSLPSFFIGLFLIKILAVDLKWLPPGGMITTGSHAAGMAYLKEVVRHMALPVVVMTLLGLGSLTRYFRSNMIDVLKQDYIRTARAKGLKERKVLFRHALRNALLPAITLVGFELPALFGGSLIIEQIFNWPGIGQLYMKSFGLRDYPLLMGFTMFIAILTVIGTLLSDILYRVADPRVRL from the coding sequence ATGAGTACCTATCTGACAAAAAGACTGCTGTACATGCTCATCATTCTGTTTGCGGCGTCACTGCTGATCTTCGTCCTGTATGCATCGACGCCGGGCGATTTCATTACGGGCAATATTAAGCTGACTGCGGAGCGCAAAGCAGAACTGCGGGAAATCTACGGCTTGAACAAGCCGGTGCTGGAACGTTACGGCATCTGGATGAACCATGCTTTTCACGGGGATTTCGGGTATTCGCTTGCCCAGCAGAAGCCGGTGCTTCAGTTGTTTAACGATTATATCTGGAATTCTTTTTTGCTGGCCGCCGTGTCTACCTTTCTAACCTGGGTAATTGCGGTCATTGTTGGCGTGATCTCGGCCTATAAGCAGTATTCCTGGTTCGACACGCTGGTAATGGTGGCTATCTTTGCCGCAATGTCGCTGCCGTCCTTTTTTATCGGCTTGTTCCTGATCAAGATTCTGGCGGTGGATCTGAAGTGGCTCCCGCCGGGCGGGATGATTACCACGGGCAGCCATGCCGCGGGGATGGCCTATCTCAAGGAAGTGGTGCGGCATATGGCGCTTCCCGTCGTGGTGATGACTCTGCTTGGCCTGGGTTCATTAACCCGTTATTTCCGCAGCAATATGATTGACGTGCTGAAGCAGGACTATATCCGCACCGCGCGGGCCAAAGGGCTGAAGGAGCGGAAGGTGCTGTTCCGCCATGCGCTGCGCAATGCCCTGCTGCCGGCCATTACCCTGGTCGGCTTCGAGCTTCCGGCACTGTTCGGCGGTTCGCTGATCATTGAGCAAATCTTCAACTGGCCGGGGATCGGCCAGCTGTATATGAAATCCTTCGGGCTGCGGGATTACCCGCTGCTCATGGGCTTTACGATGTTTATTGCCATTCTGACCGTTATCGGAACGCTGCTCTCGGATATTCTGTACCGGGTTGCCGATCCGCGCGTCCGGTTATAG
- a CDS encoding ABC transporter substrate-binding protein, whose protein sequence is MRKSTLVLSTLLIAGSMLLAACSDNSSNSASGNTPASATADPGTAGTEAPASPAPVPAGALSEPFTAADLSKLPAVAQNRTDTIIVGLTDPSGAFTPYFQESGYDGNVSSLLYASLVTVDDKGIPAPELAESWDVSDDQLTYTFHLRKGLKFSDGSPLTADDVAFTWSIQYDKAYDGGSSVPSMNVKGGKAYKEGTAKTVEGIKVIDPQTISVTLEKPNATALVTLGSNVLSKAYYGKDYTFGHLEYIKKLHEHPLGDGPYKLEKFLPGQEVRFTANENYFKGKPKTEHFIYKTSEGDVWQFLETGEVDYASFSATDENIEKLKALGFVNIIPYTPSNYGYMQVNLKHEQLKDKEVRQAIMYGLDRQSIYVDAAQGAGSIANIPASPISWAYTEEGINPYKYDPEKAKQLLDQAGWTVGANGIREKAGKPLTIHYLGSKSKNTDIFIAVAKENFEALGIEFQPEVFADFNSLVSKVEGGDYDLVSFSTSMLTDPADGFMQFFDGEITDYDNPKFLELYNKALATTDIEQRKAVYKELYQLFNDELPILFTSYKKTVYAYNGRIQNLTVSPFIGLAGSLPEWTLK, encoded by the coding sequence ATGAGAAAAAGTACGCTCGTATTGTCTACACTGCTGATTGCCGGTTCCATGCTGCTCGCAGCCTGCTCGGACAACAGCAGCAATTCTGCATCAGGCAACACTCCGGCGTCTGCAACTGCTGATCCGGGTACAGCCGGAACTGAGGCGCCGGCATCACCGGCACCAGTGCCTGCGGGTGCGCTGAGCGAGCCTTTTACAGCAGCGGATTTATCCAAGCTTCCGGCTGTCGCCCAGAACCGCACGGATACGATTATTGTCGGCCTGACCGATCCCAGCGGCGCATTTACGCCTTATTTTCAAGAGAGCGGCTATGACGGCAACGTATCTTCCCTGCTGTATGCCTCCCTCGTAACGGTGGATGACAAAGGTATTCCTGCACCCGAGCTTGCCGAGAGCTGGGATGTATCGGATGATCAGCTTACATACACCTTCCACTTGCGGAAAGGCTTGAAGTTCAGCGACGGCTCGCCGCTTACCGCGGATGATGTGGCTTTTACCTGGTCCATTCAATATGACAAAGCCTATGACGGCGGCTCTTCTGTGCCTTCCATGAACGTAAAAGGCGGCAAAGCCTATAAAGAAGGCACGGCCAAAACAGTTGAAGGCATCAAAGTCATCGACCCGCAGACGATCTCGGTAACATTGGAGAAACCAAATGCTACAGCGCTGGTGACACTCGGCTCCAATGTGCTCTCCAAAGCTTATTACGGCAAGGACTATACGTTCGGCCACCTGGAATACATCAAAAAGCTGCACGAGCATCCGCTCGGCGACGGCCCCTACAAGCTGGAAAAATTCCTGCCCGGGCAGGAGGTGCGCTTTACAGCCAATGAAAATTACTTCAAAGGCAAACCCAAAACAGAGCATTTCATCTATAAAACCTCCGAAGGCGATGTGTGGCAGTTCCTGGAGACCGGAGAGGTCGATTACGCCTCCTTCAGCGCCACGGATGAAAATATTGAGAAGCTGAAAGCACTCGGATTTGTAAACATCATTCCATATACACCCAGCAACTACGGCTACATGCAGGTCAATCTGAAGCATGAGCAGCTGAAGGATAAAGAGGTCAGACAGGCAATTATGTACGGGCTGGACCGCCAGAGCATTTACGTAGATGCTGCGCAGGGAGCGGGCTCCATAGCCAATATTCCGGCTTCTCCGATCTCCTGGGCCTATACCGAGGAAGGCATCAATCCTTACAAATATGATCCGGAAAAAGCCAAACAGCTGCTGGATCAAGCCGGCTGGACTGTTGGCGCAAACGGAATACGCGAAAAAGCCGGCAAACCGCTGACGATCCATTATCTCGGCTCCAAAAGCAAAAACACCGATATTTTCATCGCTGTAGCCAAGGAGAACTTTGAAGCGCTGGGTATTGAATTCCAGCCGGAGGTTTTTGCCGACTTTAACTCGCTGGTGTCCAAGGTAGAAGGCGGAGATTACGATCTGGTATCCTTCTCTACCAGTATGCTGACTGATCCGGCAGACGGGTTCATGCAGTTCTTTGACGGAGAGATCACTGACTATGACAATCCGAAATTTCTTGAACTGTACAACAAAGCGCTCGCTACCACCGATATTGAACAGCGCAAAGCCGTCTACAAGGAGCTGTACCAGCTTTTCAATGATGAACTGCCGATACTTTTCACCAGCTACAAAAAAACAGTCTATGCCTACAACGGGCGCATACAAAATTTGACCGTCAGCCCGTTCATCGGACTTGCCGGCAGCCTTCCGGAGTGGACACTGAAATAA
- a CDS encoding ArsR/SmtB family transcription factor, translating into MEYEVEIEFEPVYELVSSIHTFICKKSNKKMDLGTSWSAEVAGKLSPELLSALEETELGNDWKLLNLLIYQCPVKESVDIVLDWLERLPVGEIYETLAEYVSVFPVQMDHFRSRMHFLLSEWNRQYFRGTSPEIIGKLRQHADKQRLEADKKAVSDFVNRTTNGFYFLPGDGLRKLVLIPQFHFQPANIIYSFGPLTICHYAARVSVTDEEISPSMYRTLRSLGEKSRLKILQSLGGGRKTFTEIARQAGISKGIVHDHLFSLRCAGLLHAYIEGENVTAYSLRLEGIHRMNEQLLEYLQ; encoded by the coding sequence ATGGAATATGAGGTTGAGATTGAGTTTGAGCCGGTATATGAATTAGTGAGCAGCATACATACGTTTATATGCAAGAAATCCAATAAAAAGATGGATCTGGGCACCTCCTGGTCTGCTGAAGTAGCGGGCAAGCTTAGCCCGGAGCTGTTGTCCGCTCTGGAGGAGACGGAGCTCGGCAATGACTGGAAGCTGCTGAATCTGCTGATCTATCAGTGTCCTGTGAAGGAAAGCGTAGACATTGTCCTGGACTGGCTGGAGCGCTTGCCGGTAGGAGAGATTTATGAGACGCTTGCGGAATACGTCAGCGTGTTCCCGGTGCAGATGGATCATTTCCGCAGCCGTATGCACTTTCTGCTGTCCGAGTGGAACCGGCAGTATTTCAGGGGCACTAGCCCTGAGATCATCGGCAAACTGCGGCAGCATGCGGACAAGCAGAGACTGGAAGCGGACAAGAAAGCAGTATCCGATTTTGTGAACAGGACAACGAACGGTTTTTATTTTCTGCCGGGAGACGGACTGCGCAAGCTGGTGCTGATTCCGCAGTTTCATTTTCAGCCTGCCAATATTATCTACAGCTTCGGTCCGCTGACAATATGCCATTATGCGGCGAGAGTCTCAGTAACGGATGAAGAAATATCGCCTTCGATGTACAGGACTCTGCGCAGCCTGGGGGAGAAGAGCCGTCTGAAGATCCTCCAATCGCTTGGCGGCGGGCGCAAAACCTTTACCGAAATCGCCAGGCAGGCCGGAATCTCCAAGGGGATTGTTCATGACCATCTTTTCAGCCTCCGATGTGCGGGCCTCCTTCATGCCTACATCGAAGGGGAGAACGTTACCGCCTATAGTCTGCGCCTGGAAGGAATCCACCGGATGAATGAGCAGCTGCTTGAATATTTGCAATAA
- a CDS encoding GNAT family N-acetyltransferase, with product MESIEQGEGRFYIAGDGKDLAEITYRTDEATGNWVIDHTFVSEDLRGQGAGEKLVRAVVDKARAEQVKIVPQCPYAAHQFKKHEEYGDVLSSS from the coding sequence ATGGAATCGATTGAACAGGGAGAAGGAAGATTTTATATAGCTGGTGACGGTAAGGACCTTGCCGAGATTACATACAGAACGGATGAAGCAACGGGAAATTGGGTTATCGACCATACCTTTGTCTCAGAAGATCTGCGCGGCCAAGGTGCCGGTGAGAAGCTCGTGCGGGCGGTTGTGGATAAAGCCCGGGCAGAGCAGGTTAAGATTGTGCCCCAATGCCCTTATGCTGCCCATCAGTTCAAGAAGCATGAGGAATACGGGGATGTGCTCAGCAGCAGCTGA
- a CDS encoding GNAT family N-acetyltransferase, whose amino-acid sequence MTTADTLKDIEELQQRCEQYEGISLKLNWDMLRLSPESGGAEWLVIYEEEVLVGFIGLYGFAGDMEICGMVRPGYRRRGIFTSLWERAQSIIKRNNIRTLLLNAPASSASAAGFLKTLPLAFNHAEYQMKWDGSSVPQGSPEASSAAGAVILRPARQDEADILVELDCAGFNMSKEDAAEMYTQQMNENQQEQIIIEMNGQPAGKMRLWTEDNETWIYGFTVDKNLRGLGIGRSALLQTIERERHNYNGVNLEVALDNPNALRLYESCGFVILNKQDYYRYTG is encoded by the coding sequence TTGACTACCGCTGATACATTGAAGGATATAGAGGAATTGCAGCAGCGCTGCGAGCAATACGAAGGCATCAGCCTGAAGCTGAACTGGGACATGCTGCGCTTGTCTCCGGAATCCGGGGGAGCGGAATGGCTGGTCATCTATGAAGAAGAAGTGTTGGTAGGTTTTATAGGACTATACGGATTCGCAGGAGATATGGAAATCTGCGGCATGGTGCGGCCGGGGTACCGCCGCAGAGGAATATTCACCTCGCTCTGGGAGCGGGCACAGAGCATTATCAAGCGTAATAATATCAGGACGCTGCTGCTTAATGCTCCGGCCAGTTCAGCCTCGGCGGCAGGTTTTCTGAAGACCCTGCCCCTGGCATTCAACCATGCGGAATATCAGATGAAATGGGACGGGTCTTCTGTACCGCAAGGTTCGCCGGAAGCCAGTTCAGCCGCAGGGGCCGTAATCCTGCGGCCTGCACGTCAGGATGAAGCGGATATTCTTGTTGAGCTGGACTGCGCTGGGTTTAACATGTCCAAAGAAGATGCCGCCGAAATGTACACTCAGCAGATGAACGAGAATCAGCAGGAACAGATCATTATCGAAATGAACGGACAACCCGCCGGCAAGATGCGGCTGTGGACGGAGGACAACGAAACCTGGATCTACGGGTTCACAGTGGACAAGAACCTGCGCGGGCTGGGCATCGGCCGGAGCGCACTTTTGCAGACGATTGAACGGGAACGGCACAATTACAATGGCGTCAACCTGGAGGTTGCACTCGATAATCCGAATGCGCTGAGACTGTATGAAAGCTGCGGCTTTGTTATTTTGAACAAACAGGATTACTACCGTTATACCGGCTAA